The following DNA comes from Mucilaginibacter jinjuensis.
TAATATTGGCAATACCGAACCCGCCTACCAGTATCGAGAAGCTTCCGATAATTAACCCGGCAATATTAACAACAGCAAACAAGGTATCGAGCTGGTTAGAAAGTATGGTTGTTTTGTTGAGCGAGAAATCATCTTCTTGTTGTGGGCCAAGCCTGTGGATAGAGCGCATTAAGCCTTTCAATTCGCTTTCTACCTCCACATCAGTAAGTCCGGGTTTGCCTTTAACTACAATTTGAGGCCCGTATTTATCGCTTTGAATGTCCATTAAATTACGGGCAAAGTTCAATGGCACCTGGATTACCTTATCATCAGAGATCCCTAAAATATCATCGCCCTCTTTGGTGTATACGCCAATTATAGTAACGTATCGGCCCATAATTTTTATCTTCTTCCCTAAGCCATCTCCGCCCGGGAAAAGGTTATCAGCAACATCGGCACCAATAATGGCAACCGGTGCACCGGTTTTCGATTCCATATCGGTAAAGTAACGGCCTGTAGAAAAATCGAAGTTCCAGGTTTTATCATGGTCTTGCGATGCAGCCCAGATACTTACGCCCTGTATGGTATTACTGCCATATTTAACGGTACGGCCATCAACACTAACCTCATAAGAGATACCGTAAGCAGTTTGGCTGCGTCTTTGCAGTTCGGCAAAATCGCGCAGGCTTGGCGATGGGCGTTGCAGGTATTTCCACCACGGGAAATCTTCGCCGCCTATCCAGGGCCATTTTTGTACGTATATACTATTACTACCCAATTTATTAACACTTTGCTGCAGGTTGTTTCGCAGCGTATCAACCGCCGAAAATACAGCAATAATGGTAAAAATACCGATGGTTACACCCAGTAATGATAGCAGGGTGCGCAGCTTATTTTGCCTCAGTGCATCAAAGGCAAATAAAAAGCTCTCTCTAAATAGTTTTAAAAATATCATACTTTGTAACATTTAGACCGCGCCGCTGTTATTAGGTTACAGATTTAGAAAAATTTATTATCAGCCTTTTAAACCGTTGTAAACCAGTGCATTTTTTTAACATATAATATTACTTAATTATTTGTAAATTTGCGCGCTTAATTTATACCCGTATAAAATGAAATTATCCCAGTTTAAATTTAATTTACCAGAATCATTAGTAGCACATACACCTGCAGCAACTCGCGATGAGGCACGCTTAATGGTTTTACACCGCGATTCTGGTAAAATTGAACATAAAATATTTAAAGACGTTCTGGATTACTTCGACAATAAAGACGTAATGATCCTTAACAATACCAAAGTTTTCCCTGCCCGTATGTACGGTAACAAAGAGAAAACCGGTGCCACTATCGAAGTTTTCTTATTACGCGAATTAAACAAAGAGCTTAGATTATGGGACGTATTAGTTGACCCAGCCCGTAAAATCCGCGTTGGTAATAAACTTTACTTTGGCGATGACGATTTACTGGTTGCCGAGGTTGTTGATAACACAACTTCACGTGGCCGTACCATCCGCTTCCTGTTTGATGGTACTGACGAAGAATTCCGTCGCAACATTGAGATCCTGGGTGAAACACCGCTTCCAAAATACATTAAACGTAAAGCTACTGCCGAAGATAAAGAGCGCTACCAAACCATTTTCGCTAAAAACGAAGGTGCGGTTGCTGCCCCTACCGCTGGTTTACACTTTAGCCGCGAGCTAATGAAACGCCTTGAACTTAAAGGTGTTGAATTTGCTGAAGTTACTTTACACGTTGGTTTAGGAACCTTCCGTCCGGTTGAGGTTGAGGATTTAACCAAACACAAAATGGATTCTGAGCAATTCATTATTGAAGAAAAACAAGCTGCGATTGTAAACAGGGCTATTGAAGGTAAACATCGCGTTTGCGCCGTGGGTACTACTTCAATGCGTACTATCGAATCGGCCGTATCTGCTAACAAAACCTTAAAAGCGGCTAACGACTGGACCAGCAAGTTTATCTTCCCTCCTTACGATTTCAGCATTGCTAACTCAATGATCACCAACTTCCACACACCAGAATCAACATTATTAATGATGATCTCGGCATTTGGCGGCTACGAAAACGTAATGAACGCTTATGAAGTTGCTGTAAAAGAGAAATACCGTTTCTACAGCTACGGTGATGCTATGCTGATTATCTAATTTTAGATTTGAGATATTAGATGTGAGATTTGAGAATCTTGCATTTTTAAAACCGCCATTGTGTTCACAATGGCGGTTTTTTTGTTTTTATATACAAGCTTACTCCACTACGTCATGCCGAACTTGTTTCGGCACCCCACAGGACAGGTATAAACCTTGCTAAGTTCTCTTTGTATGTGGGTCCCCGAAACAAGTTCGGGATGACGACAATGGTAGATGAAAGCAGATTTTCCATAAATTAGCCCCATTAATACAACAGACTTGGAATCTCATATCTCAAATCTCACATCTCATATCTCATCTTACGTTATTATAGTTGCCGGCGGCACAGGCTCGCGCATGCAAAGCAGTGTACCCAAGCAATTTTTATTGTTGAACGGCAAGCCGGTGATGATGCATACCATCGAGGCGTTCCATA
Coding sequences within:
- the queA gene encoding tRNA preQ1(34) S-adenosylmethionine ribosyltransferase-isomerase QueA, which gives rise to MKLSQFKFNLPESLVAHTPAATRDEARLMVLHRDSGKIEHKIFKDVLDYFDNKDVMILNNTKVFPARMYGNKEKTGATIEVFLLRELNKELRLWDVLVDPARKIRVGNKLYFGDDDLLVAEVVDNTTSRGRTIRFLFDGTDEEFRRNIEILGETPLPKYIKRKATAEDKERYQTIFAKNEGAVAAPTAGLHFSRELMKRLELKGVEFAEVTLHVGLGTFRPVEVEDLTKHKMDSEQFIIEEKQAAIVNRAIEGKHRVCAVGTTSMRTIESAVSANKTLKAANDWTSKFIFPPYDFSIANSMITNFHTPESTLLMMISAFGGYENVMNAYEVAVKEKYRFYSYGDAMLII
- a CDS encoding ABC transporter permease; protein product: MIFLKLFRESFLFAFDALRQNKLRTLLSLLGVTIGIFTIIAVFSAVDTLRNNLQQSVNKLGSNSIYVQKWPWIGGEDFPWWKYLQRPSPSLRDFAELQRRSQTAYGISYEVSVDGRTVKYGSNTIQGVSIWAASQDHDKTWNFDFSTGRYFTDMESKTGAPVAIIGADVADNLFPGGDGLGKKIKIMGRYVTIIGVYTKEGDDILGISDDKVIQVPLNFARNLMDIQSDKYGPQIVVKGKPGLTDVEVESELKGLMRSIHRLGPQQEDDFSLNKTTILSNQLDTLFAVVNIAGLIIGSFSILVGGFGIANIMFVSVKERTPIIGIQKSLGAKNYFILLQFLIEAIVLCLLGGIIGLGLVYLGTLGIKAAIGMKIVLDIKNIIVGISTSVAIGIISGIVPAYFASKLDPVEAIRSN